The segment AATTCGTGGCCCCGGCGAGTTTTTGGGCGCCAGACAATCCGGCGCGGCCATGCTGCGTTTTGCGGACTTGGAGCAGGATCTGTTGCTGCTCGATTGGGCGCGAGAGTTAGCTCCACGCATGCTTGAGCAAAACCCACAATTGGCCGCGCGCCATGTCAGCCGCTGGCTGGGGGGTAAAGCCGAGTACCTCAAAGCCTAAAATGCTGAAAAAATGGGCATATCATCAAATGGTTACATTTAACTCAGGCAGTTTGTAATCGTTTGCTAATCTGAACTGTGTTTGAATGCGAGCAAAGAGATGAGTCAATACTTTTTTTGACAATCTCCATCACCAACTCTTTATGACTCTTACCGAATTGAAGTACATCGTCGCCGTAGCGCGGGAAAAGCATTTTGGCCGTGCTGCCGAAGCTTGCTATGTGTCCCAGCCTACGCTGTCCGTGGCCATCAAGAAGCTGGAGGAAGAGCTGGATGTCAAGATTTTCGAGCGAAGTGCTGGTGAAGTGTCGGTAACCTCGCTGGGTGAAGAAATCGTGCGCCAAGCGCAAAGCGTGTTGGAGCAAGCCAGCGAGATCAAGGAAATTGCCAAGCGCGGCAAAGACCCGCTGTCTGGCGTGCTGACGCTGGGAGTGATCTATACAGTAGGTCCTTACCTGCTGCCGGACTTGGTGCGCAACTCCATCAACATGACGCCGCAGATGCCGCTGATGCTGCAGGAGAACTTCACGACCAAGCTGCTGGAGATGCTGCGCACCGGTGAGATTGACTGCGCCATCATGGCCGAGCCTTTTCCGGATACCGGACTGGCGCTGGCGCCTTTGTATGACGAGCCCTTCATGGCCGCCGTACCTAGCTCTCACCCGCTGGCGCAAAAGAAAAGCGTCTCCACGACAGAGCTCAAGAACGAAACCATGCTGCTGCTGGGCGCAGGCCACTGCTTTCGCGACCATGTGCTCGAGGTTTGCCCCGAGTTTGCGCGCTACGCCAGCAACTCCGAAGGCATTCGCCGCACGTTTGAAGGCTCGTCGC is part of the Comamonas sp. Y33R10-2 genome and harbors:
- a CDS encoding LysR substrate-binding domain-containing protein — protein: MTLTELKYIVAVAREKHFGRAAEACYVSQPTLSVAIKKLEEELDVKIFERSAGEVSVTSLGEEIVRQAQSVLEQASEIKEIAKRGKDPLSGVLTLGVIYTVGPYLLPDLVRNSINMTPQMPLMLQENFTTKLLEMLRTGEIDCAIMAEPFPDTGLALAPLYDEPFMAAVPSSHPLAQKKSVSTTELKNETMLLLGAGHCFRDHVLEVCPEFARYASNSEGIRRTFEGSSLETIKYMVAAGMGVTLVPRMSVPEEALAPTERRRRVDEPHIRYLPIHEDDGIAPPTRRVVLAWRRSFTRYEAIAALRNAVYASPLTGVKRLSE